In the Catharus ustulatus isolate bCatUst1 chromosome 18, bCatUst1.pri.v2, whole genome shotgun sequence genome, one interval contains:
- the TMEM116 gene encoding transmembrane protein 116 isoform X2 produces MAMLSVVGSSSIIAYAVFQNAVRSPEVRPLFYLSLSDLFLGLCWLAGALLYSSPPSQQDLICYNLQATGQIFYVASFLYTVNYTWHLYMDLKVKYNQNLFRVPPQVVDYASCVGRTATILSSLIPFFLMVPVFCLGNSSNCYQNFSQKHGCLLMHTEMAEPPGEPQSPSGSVCRAMHFYGIGVFLISFLISFVAILVILSQARGLYKRFVNSTGFLGDQQWAMIKMVEQRVVFYPVAFFCCWAPAVLLGMLKLTASTTSKIYMALLILQALTAASQGLLNCLVYGWTQHVFLSLKRGSRRDVDTQTPLLRSQKKFYSSTAPSNLPDTAGSSSTLL; encoded by the exons gtgCGGCCACTTTTCTACCTGAGCCTCTCAGATCTGTTCCTGGGCTTGTGCTGGCtggctggagccctgctctaCAGCTCACCCCCCTCCCAGCAAGACCTCATCTGCTACAACCTGCAGGCCACAGGACAG ATATTCTACGTGGCCTCTTTTCTCTACACTGTCAACTACACCTGGCACCTGTACATGGACCTCAAGGTGAAATACAACCAGAACCTCTTCAGGGTGCCCCCCCAG GTTGTTGATTATGCAAGTTGTGTTGGCCGAACAGCAACGATCCTGTCAAG CCTGATCCCTTTCTTCCTCATGGTGCCGGTGTTCTGCCTGGGCAACAGCAGTAACTGCTACCAGAACTTCAGCCAGAAACATGG gtgtCTCCTGATGCACACGGAGATGGCCGAGCCCCCCGGCGAGCCCCAGAGCCCGAGCGGCTCCGTTTGCCGCGCCATGCATTTCTACGGCATCGGCGTCTTCCTCATCTCCTTCCTCATCAGCTTCGTGGCCATCCTG GTTATCCTGAGTCAGGCCCGAGGTCTGTACAAAAGGTTTGTGAACTCCACAGGATTCCTGGGGGATCAGCAGTGGGCCATGATTAAGATGGTGGAACAACGAGTGGTTTTTTACCCTGTGGccttcttctgctgctgggctccag CTGTCCTGCTTGGAATGCTGAAATTAACTGCTTCAACAACCAGCAAAATCTACATGGCTCTGCTGATCCTGCAG GCTCTCACTGCAGCCTCCCAGGGGCTCCTGAACTGCCTGGTGTATGGCTGGACCCAGCACGTGTTCCTGTCCCTGAAGCGCGGCTCCCGCCGGGACGTGGACACCCAGACCCCTCTCCTGCGCTCCCAGAAGAAATTTTACTCCAGCACGGCCCCCAGCAACCTGCCCGACACCGCGGGCTCCTCCTCCACCCTGCTCTGA